The segment ACAGGCGCTGACCGCGGCGCGGCGGCCGGATTTGCTCGCCACGTCATTGCGAGCGAAGCGCGGCAATCCAGAATCGAAATAGGGCTGGATTGCTTCGGCGCTGCGCTTGCGCGCCTCGCAACGATGCTATTCCCCGATGAGATGCAGCACGACTTCACGGTGATGCGGCGCGCGGCGATGTTCGAAGAGATAGACGCCCTGCCAGGTGCCGAGCAGGAGCTTGCCGCCATGCAGGGGGATCGAAAGCTGCGTCTGCGTCAACGCGGCGCGGATATGCGCCGGCATGTCGTCGGGGCCTTCCGCGTTATGGACGTAGAGGTTGCCGTCCTCCGGCGCGATCCGCGCAAAGAAGGCTTCGAGATCACGGCACACATCGGGATCGGCATTTTCCTGGATGAGCAGCGAGGCGGAGGTGTGCCGGCAGAAGAGCGTCAGCAGCCCGTCTTCGATATCGAGATGCGACAGCCAATCCTTGATCGGCTTGGTGATCTCGACAAGCCCTTGGCCGTACGTCTCGACGCCCAGCCTGTGAAGGGCCTGGCGGAGTTCCGTCATTATTCGTCTTCGCCGAATCTGTTGGCGATCAGCGCTTCGAGCGCGTCGAGGACTTCAGCGGCTTCCTTCCCCCTGGCCGTGACGATGATGGTCGAGCCAATGCCGGCGCCGAGCGTCAATATGCCCATGATCGAGGTGCCGCCGACCGTCTCGCCGGCGCGGCTCACAGTGACATCGGCCGCGAACTGCTCGACGCACTGGACGAATTTCGCGGTCGCGCGCGCATGCAGGCCCTTACGATTGATGATCGGCAGTTCGCGCACAAGCGTACCGTCGTCGATCTCGGGAAGGGGTTGCCGGGCCTCGTTCATTTGCCCCCAAGCACGCGGCTGGCGACATAGATATATTTGCGGCCGGCGTCCTGCGCCTGAAGCACCGCCTGGTCGAGGCTCAGCGCGTCGCGGATCGAGGCAAGCTTGATGAGCATGGGCAGGTTGATGCCGGCAACGACCTCGACCTGACCGCCGTTCATCACTGAAATCGCCAGATTGGACGGCGTACCGCCGAACATATCGGTCAAGACCACGACGCCCATGCCGTGATCGACCTGCCTGACCGCCGCGAGAATATCCCGGCGGCGCTCCTCCATATCATCCTCGGGTCCAATGGAAACGGTGGCGATCTGCTTCTGCGGGCCGACGACATGTTCCAGCGCGGCGCGGAACTCGGTCGCCAAATGGCCGTGGGTGACCAGCACCATCCCGATCATTGACAGCACCGTTTCAAGCCGCGGCCATGCCGCGCACCGAGCAAGGACAATCGAAAGACGCTAATGCCGCCGTTCATTTCCTGCCCTTTGATCCTTGACGTTGAAAACCGACGCAAAATTCAAGTCCAGGTCCAGGCTGCTGGGGCGCGAAATTTCCAAGTCGCGATGGGGACGCCATCTTGTGCAGCGCGGCGAAATTCGCAAGTGAAATGACAGCCTCCCGCCTCAGATTGTCCCAAATTGTCGAAGCCATGCCACAGCCGCCAGCGCCGAATCGGTGGCGCCGCCGCCGGCGCGCAAGCGCAAGAGCGGCAATTCTACATCGCAAAGCGTAACATAAGGGTTGACCGGGTCCGGATAGCGCGCCGCCTGATCCGGTGGGAGAAGATCGACGACGAGCCGGACCACGGCGGCGGATTCCGCGCCGATCTCGACGATGCCTTGGCCACGGCGCTCGATTTTGCCGTGCACCGCCGGATGGCCGCGGGCGATCAAGCGTCCGTGATTTGCGAAGAGATGAACCACGTCATCGCCGATCAGGGCGCCGAACCGGCCCATTTGATGCGCCGCCTCCAGCAAGGCCAGCGCCAGGCTGCTCTTGCCCGCGCCGGAAGCCCCACGGATGAGAATTCCGGCCTCTCCCACCGCGACCGCGCTGGCGTAAATCGCGACCGGCGCCGGGGCGGCTCCGCCAACGCTCACCGCGCCGCCCGTATCCAGACAACAAAGCGCGCGCCCAGAATCCGCGGCGCGCCGTCTGCACCCGCGGCGATACGGTTCATCCCCCGGATACGGCCGCCGTGCGCCTCGATAATCTGGCGCGAGATGGAGAGGCCGAGGCCCGAATTCTGACCGAAGCCCTGATTCGGCCGGTCGGTGTAGAAGCGCTCGAAAATGCGCTCGAAGGCGTCGGCGGGAATGCCCGGCCCATCGTCATCGACGATAACCTCGAAGCCATCGGCCAGCGTGCCGTTGGCGAGCGCCGCTTTGGCCGGACGCAGGCTGACGCGGACGCTGCCGCCCGGCTGGGAAAAGGATTTGGCGTTGTCGATCAGGTTGTTGAGAACTTGACCCAGACGCGAGTCGTGACCGAGAATCAAAAAGCCGTTCTTGCGTGCGTCCTCGCCGGGGCCGGGCGCGGCAATATCGAGCATGACGCGCGCGCTCTCCTGCTCGACATGGTTGGCGATCTCGACGACCGTGCCGACGATACGCGCCAGATTGACCGGCTCCATGTCGGCACGGGCGAGTTCGGCATCGAGGCGCGAAGCATCGGAAATATCGCTGATCAGCCGGTCGAGCCGGCGCACGTCGTGCTGGATGATGGCGAGAAGGCGCTTGTGTGCGTCCTCCGTGCGGGCGATCGGCAGAGTCTCGACAGCGCTGCGCAGGGAAGTGAGCGGATTTTTCAATTCGTGCGCCACATCGGCGGCGAAGCTCTCGATGGCGTCCATGCGATGATAGAGCGCCCGCGTCATGTCGCGCAGCGCGCCGGAGAGATGGCCGATCTCGTCGCTGCGGTTGGTGAAATCGGGAATCTCCTGGCGCGATTTGATGCCGCGCCGCACCCGCTCGGCGGCTTCCGCCAGCCGGTGCATCGGCCCGGCGATCGTGCCCGCAAGCAGCAGCGACAGCAGCAGCATGATCGCCGCCGAAACCAGGAAGACGCGGATAATCGCCCAGCGCTCGGAGGCGATGATCGCGTCGATATCGCCGCCTTGCGTCGAGAGCAGAAGCGCGCCGCCCACGGTGTGCAGAAGTTCGATCGGCACGGCGACGGAGACGATCGTCTCGCCCCTGGCGTTCATCCGCACGACGGATTTGGCCTCGTTGGAGAGCGCACGGGCAACTTCCGGATAGGTATTGCCGTTGGCCATGCCGATATCTTCGTAGAGCGGCAGCTCGTTATAGGTGAAGGAGCGCTTCATCGCCGCCCAGATCCGGTCCAGCCAGTTGCCGGTATCCTCGTTCTGCGGCGGCAGATCGAGACGCAGAATGTCGCCGCGCGCGCTGAGCGCGCGTGAATCGAGCAGCAGATAGCCGTCACGGTCGTAGATGCGGGCGCGGGTGCGGGTCGGCGACACGAGCCGGCGCAGCACCGGACCGATACGCTCCGGATTTATGGAAAATTCGAGCGAGGGGCGGCTCTCGTCGGGCGCGCCACCTTTACCGGGGATGAGTTGCAGCAGCTTTTCCGGATCGACGGTGATTGCGTCCGTCGCGACGCTTGCCGAAGCGGCGACAGCCGCGGCGATGATCTCGCCCTGCACCTGCAGGCTCTGCACCCGCGCGTCGATGAGACCTTCGCGGAACTGGTTGAGATAGAGGAAGCCGAGCAGCAGCGCGACGAGGCCGCCGAGGTTGAGCACGACGATGCGGCGGGTGAGCGAGGACGAGAAGCGGATCGCGACCGCCTGCTCAAGCGTGCGGAAACGCCGCCAGAACCGCCACGCGAGGCTGCGCCGGAGGTTGCGCTTGCGCGGGGCTTCGAGGACTTGCTCGAACTGCTCGTGCGCTTCGACGCTCATTCAGATCGCCGCGTTCATTCCTTGAATCGATAACCGACGCCGTAAAGGGTTTCGATCATCTCGAACTCCTCGTCGACGATTTTGAACTTCTTGCGCAGGCGCTTGATGTGGCTATCGATCGTGCGGTCATCGACATAGACCTGATCGTCATAGGCGGCATCCATCAGCGCGTTGCGGCTCTTGACGACGCCGGGCCGGGTCGCCAGCGCCTGAAGAATGAGGAACTCGGTCACGGTGAGCGTCACCGGCTCGTTCTTCCAGGTGCAGGTATGGCGCTCGGGGTCCATCTTGAGCAGGCCGCGCTCGAGGATCTTGGCCTCGGACTCCTTTTGCGCCGCCGCTTCCTTGGGGTTGGCGCGGCGCAGGATAGCGCGGACGCGCTCGACCAGCAGACGCTGCGAGAAGGGTTTGCGGATGAAATCGTCGGCGCCCATCTTGAGGCCGAACAATTCATCGATCTCCTCATCCTTCGAGGTGAGGAAGATGACCGGCAGATCGGACTTCTGCCGCAGCCGCCGCAACAGCTCCATGCCGTCCATGCGCGGCATCTTGATATCAAAAATCGCGAGGTCTGGCGGATTGGTCTTCAACCCGTCGAGCGCGGTCGAGCCGTCGGTGTAAGTCTGAACCCGATAGCCTTCCCCCTCGAGCGCGATGGAAACCGATGTGAGGATGTTGCGGTCATCATCGACCAAGGCGATCGTCGGCATCGACACTCCTAAGGTTCATAAGGACCGAGATGTTGCTAGACGCTACCGGCGGGCCTCATACAGGCACTAGCTAACCCGGCATCAGATGAACACGACGTGAGGGACTTCTTAACCCAAAAGCACCGCCATGCGGCCACGACGTGATCGACGCATGAACGACCTTGGAAACCTCTTCGAGCTTAAGGGCTGAAATGAGGCCGCAATCCGCGTCTAGGCAAGCCATACCATTAGAACTATAGGGGAATCTACCCCTGTAATGGGCAAAAGCGCGCCTTGGGCGTCAGACGGCTCTCGGAGATGGAGAACAGCGGCCATGAATGCCCCCGATCGATCCGAAAACCCGCCGGAAAATCAACCCGAAAGCCCGAAATTCGACGCTGTTGCCGAGGCAAAGCTGCTTCTGCGCACGGTTCGCTGGGCGAGCCTCGCCACCCTCGCACCCGAGTCGGGCGACCCCTTCGCCACCTTGGTCAATGTCGCGAGCGCCCCCGACGGCAGCCCCATCCTGCTGCTGTCGCAGCTCGCGGCCCACCGCCGGCATATCGCGGCCGATCCCCGGGTTTCGCTTCTGTTCTATCTGCCGAAAAAAGGTGATCCGCTGGCGCATCCGCGCCTTACCCTGGGCGGCCGGGCGATCTTGGTCGAAGACACGGCCGAACGCGCCAATCTGCGCGCCCGTTTTCTCGCCCGGCACCCGAAATCCGCGCTTTATGCGGACTTCCCGGACTTCGCCTTCTTCCGCGTCGAATTGGACAGCCTGCATCTCAACGGCGGCTTCGGCCGCGCCGCGCCGGGCCTCACCGTGGCGCAAGTCCTGACTCCGATCGCCGGTGCGACCGAGTTTGTCGCCGGCGAAGCGGGCGCGCTGGCGCATGTAAATCAAGACCACGCCGATTTCGCACCGCTGCTGGCGCAAGCCTTCGGCCGGAAAAGCGGCGGCCATTGGCGCACGCTGGGGTTCGACCCCGAGGGCGTCGATCTCGGCAATGATGAAACGATCCTGCGGCTACCCTTCCCGCAGCCGATCGCGACGATCGCCGAATTGCGGCACGCGCTGGTCGCGCTGGCGCAGTCGGCGCGGACGCAGAACTAAAGGTTTTTTTGGCGCGTTTTCTTCACGCGAACCCGTATCCGCTTCGCTCGAAAACGCTCCAGCTATTTGCGGGCGGCCTCGATCTGCGGCCAGATGGCGTTCCGCAGCGTCGCGTCGTCGATGGGGCCGACGAATTTGAAGGCGATCTTGCCGTCGCCCTTGATGATGTAAGTCTCGGGTACGCCATAGACGCCGAAATCGATGCCGGTGCGCCCGCTCGCATCGACGCCGATGGCCGCATAGGGGTTGCCCTCCTGGCCGAGGTAGCGGCGTGCATCCTCGGGCAGGTCCTTATAGTCGATGCCGACCAGCCTTATGCCCTCACCGGCGAGGCGCTTGTCGTGCGAAAGCGCCACCAACTGCGGATTTTCCTCGTGGCAGGGACCGCACCAGGAGGCGAAAATGTTGAGCACCGTGACATGGCCCTGGCGCAGATCCTTGTCCGAAAGCCCGGGCTGGCCCGCCAGGAGCGCCGGCAGATCGAAAGCCGGCGCGGATTTGTCGATCAGCGCTGAGGGAAGACGCGAGGGATCGCCCGAGAAAAGTCGCCCCAGGAGCAGCGCGACCACGCCAACAAAAATGAACAGCGGCACATAGGCCAGCGGCGCACGTCGCTGGCGCGGAGGCACTTCCGAAGTTTCGTCAATGGGCGGCAGGGTCTCGCTCACGTGCCGGCGTCCCGACCGCGATTTGCCCGCGCGGCGATCCGTTCGAGGCTGCTCTTGAGCGTCCGATAATCGATGAGCGTGCCGAGGATCATGACCGCGATCACCACGAAGGCGATGCCATAGGCGGCGATCACATAGCCCACATGCGGCGCGGCGAGATTCATTCCGCCGGCTCCAGCACGATGTCGAGGGGAGCGGCGCCGGCGGCGGCGAGCAGCGATAGGCGGCGCAGGCGGCGGCGCAAGATTTCGTTGCGGATCGCCAGCATGTGCAGCGTCAGAAACAGCGTGGTGAAGCCGAGCGCCATGATGAGCAGCGGCCAGAGCATCGAGGCTGCGACGGTCGGGCCACCCATGCGGAACACCGAGGCCGGCTGATGCAGCGTGTGCCACCAATCGACCGAGAATTTGATGATCGGAATATTGACCGCGCCGACGAGGGTGAAGATGGCGACCAGCCGCGCCGCCTTGCCCGGGTCCTCGATCACCTGCCACATCGCGATGATGCCGAGATAGATGAGAAAAAGGACCAGCACGGAGGTGAGCCGCGCGTCCCAGACCCACCAGGTGCCCCATTCGGGCTCGCCCCAGAGCGAGCCGGTCGTCAGGCATAAAAACGTGAACCCCGCGCCGAGCGGTGCCGCCGCCTTCTGCGCCACATCGGCGAGCGGATGGCGGAAGACCAGCGTCCCAATCGCCGCCGAGGACATGACGAGATAGACGAACATCGCCATCCAGGCCGAAGGCACGTGCAGATACATGATCCGCACCGTCTCGCCCTGCTGATAGTCCGGCGGCGCGACGAAAAGCGCGAGCGTGAGCCCGACGGCCAGCAGGATGGCCGTGAGCACGGCCATGATCGGCACCAGGACGCGCACAAGCCGCAGGAATTGCGTCGGATTGGCGAAATTCGGCATGCGCTCCATCTAGGCCGCCCGCCCGTGGAAGGCAAATTAAACTGGGGCCTATCCTTGCTGGAAAGTTTGCCCAATCCCGGAAGCGGCAGCACATTGGCAAAGCCCGTAACCGGCGCTAAGCCTCCGGCAAGTGATACCCGGGATGCCCATGGCCCTGAAGGACACGATCAGACCTCGCCTGCCGGGCTGGGCGGACGCGATCTGGCAGCATTGGGAGCAGCACGGCGAATTTCCCAATATCCTGCGGCCGAAGACCTTCTGCGACAAGGTTTTGCATCGCATCCTCTTCGAACGCGACGAGCGGCTGATTGAAACGACCGACAAGCTGCGCGCCCGCGCCTATGTCGAAAAGCGCCTCGAGGCGGCTGTGCTCCCGAGGCTGCTCCATGTGACCGGCGATCCGGCCACCCTCCCCTTCGACGACCTGCCGCCACGATTCGTCGTAAAACCGACGCATGGATCGGGCTGGTTCGAGGTGGTGCGCGACAAGACGCGGCTCGACCGCGCCGCGTTGATCGCGACCTGTCGCGACTGGCTGGCGCGCAGCTATTACGGCCGCCATCGCGAATGGGCCTACAAGAACATCGTCCCGCGCATCCTCGTGCAGGAATTGATCGACGACGGCACCGGGCCGCTGCCGCTTGACTACCGGGTCTATACTTTCGGCGGCAAGACGACTTTCATCATCGTCGACAAGATCGAGAACGGCGTTACCTGCAGCCGTTTCTTCGACCTCGACTGGCGGCGGCTCGATATTTCCAACGGGCTGCCGGAATTTTCCGGCGACCTGCCGCGACCGAAACATCTGGCCGAGATGATGCGCGCCGCCGAAATCCTCGCGGAAGACACGGACTTCGTCCGCGTCGATTTCTTCGACACCGCCGCGCAGCTTTATTTCGTCGAGATGACCTGGACGCCGAACGCGGGTTTCAGGCGTTTTCACCCGCCGGTCTATGAGCGCCACTTCGGCGATCTCTGGGCAAAGCCCGGCCTCGCCGCGGTGAAATCACTCCACCCCGTACCGTAGCGCCGCCGCCGCGGCGAAGGGCGTCAGCGCTACGCTGGCGAGCGTCAGCCCGCAAAGGATCAGAAACGGCGTCTTGAAGCCGACGATTGGATCGCCCGCCGCCGCCACTCCGAAAATCAGAACCGGCACCGCCAGAGGCAGGATCAGCACCGCGAGCAGAAGGCCGCCACGGCGCAGGCTCACCGTCAGCGCCGCGCCGATGGCGCCGAGCAGGGTCAGCGCCGGCGTGCCGACGAGCAGCGAGGCGACGACACGCGGGAGTTCGGCTGGCGCGAGTCCCAGCATCAGGCCGAAAATCGGGCTCGCCGCGACGAGCGGCAGGCCGGTCAGCAGCCAATGCGCCAGGCATTTGACGAGGACGATCAATTCCAGCGGCGTTTCGCTGGTGAGGAAAAGATCGAGCGAGCCGTCTTCGGCATCGGCCTGGAGCAGCCGGTCGAGGCCCAGCAACGTCGCGAGCAGCGCCGCGATCCAGAGGATCGCCGGACCGATGCGTGCCAGCAGCGTCTGGTCCGGCCCCACCGCGAAGGGCGTAATCGTGACGAGGCACAGGAAGAACACGACGCCCATGCTGATAGCGCCGCCGATGCGCCGGCCGATCCGCAGATCGCGCAGCAGCAGTGCCCGGAGCGGCGCCGGTCGAGTGCGCGGGCTCTGGCTCATGCGGCGCGGCCCAGCACCAGTTCCCGTGCCGTGACCGGCAAGGGCGCATGGGTCGCCGCGACGAGGAGACCGCCGGCGGCCAGATGCTCCCGCATCAATTCGCCGACGCTCTCCTGCGAGGCTGCGTCGAGCGCCGTCAGCGGCTCGTCGAGGAGCCAAAGCGGGCGCTGGACAGCGACGAGGCGCGCGAGAGCGGCGCGACGCTTCTGGCCGGCCGAGAGATAGGCGGCTGGGAGATCGGCGACGGCGGCAAGGCCGAGACGTCCGATCGCATGCTCGACATTCTGCCCTCCGAGCAGCGCGGAGGAGAACGCGAGGTTCTCGATGAGCGTTAAGGCCGGTTTCAGGGCATCGGC is part of the Methylovirgula ligni genome and harbors:
- the ccmA gene encoding heme ABC exporter ATP-binding protein CcmA, whose translation is MQIEASGLSVERGGRVIFAGLGFRLGPGEALVVKGPNGAGKSTLLRALAGLLPLAAGQIALSPETEARRGELCHYIGHADALKPALTLIENLAFSSALLGGQNVEHAIGRLGLAAVADLPAAYLSAGQKRRAALARLVAVQRPLWLLDEPLTALDAASQESVGELMREHLAAGGLLVAATHAPLPVTARELVLGRAA
- a CDS encoding response regulator transcription factor, producing MPTIALVDDDRNILTSVSIALEGEGYRVQTYTDGSTALDGLKTNPPDLAIFDIKMPRMDGMELLRRLRQKSDLPVIFLTSKDEEIDELFGLKMGADDFIRKPFSQRLLVERVRAILRRANPKEAAAQKESEAKILERGLLKMDPERHTCTWKNEPVTLTVTEFLILQALATRPGVVKSRNALMDAAYDDQVYVDDRTIDSHIKRLRKKFKIVDEEFEMIETLYGVGYRFKE
- a CDS encoding secondary thiamine-phosphate synthase enzyme YjbQ → MTELRQALHRLGVETYGQGLVEITKPIKDWLSHLDIEDGLLTLFCRHTSASLLIQENADPDVCRDLEAFFARIAPEDGNLYVHNAEGPDDMPAHIRAALTQTQLSIPLHGGKLLLGTWQGVYLFEHRRAPHHREVVLHLIGE
- a CDS encoding HPr family phosphocarrier protein: MNEARQPLPEIDDGTLVRELPIINRKGLHARATAKFVQCVEQFAADVTVSRAGETVGGTSIMGILTLGAGIGSTIIVTARGKEAAEVLDALEALIANRFGEDE
- the ccmD gene encoding heme exporter protein CcmD; protein product: MNLAAPHVGYVIAAYGIAFVVIAVMILGTLIDYRTLKSSLERIAARANRGRDAGT
- a CDS encoding PTS sugar transporter subunit IIA; translated protein: MIGMVLVTHGHLATEFRAALEHVVGPQKQIATVSIGPEDDMEERRRDILAAVRQVDHGMGVVVLTDMFGGTPSNLAISVMNGGQVEVVAGINLPMLIKLASIRDALSLDQAVLQAQDAGRKYIYVASRVLGGK
- a CDS encoding HPr kinase/phosphorylase; amino-acid sequence: MSVGGAAPAPVAIYASAVAVGEAGILIRGASGAGKSSLALALLEAAHQMGRFGALIGDDVVHLFANHGRLIARGHPAVHGKIERRGQGIVEIGAESAAVVRLVVDLLPPDQAARYPDPVNPYVTLCDVELPLLRLRAGGGATDSALAAVAWLRQFGTI
- a CDS encoding HugZ family protein: MNAPDRSENPPENQPESPKFDAVAEAKLLLRTVRWASLATLAPESGDPFATLVNVASAPDGSPILLLSQLAAHRRHIAADPRVSLLFYLPKKGDPLAHPRLTLGGRAILVEDTAERANLRARFLARHPKSALYADFPDFAFFRVELDSLHLNGGFGRAAPGLTVAQVLTPIAGATEFVAGEAGALAHVNQDHADFAPLLAQAFGRKSGGHWRTLGFDPEGVDLGNDETILRLPFPQPIATIAELRHALVALAQSARTQN
- a CDS encoding ATP-grasp fold amidoligase family protein produces the protein MALKDTIRPRLPGWADAIWQHWEQHGEFPNILRPKTFCDKVLHRILFERDERLIETTDKLRARAYVEKRLEAAVLPRLLHVTGDPATLPFDDLPPRFVVKPTHGSGWFEVVRDKTRLDRAALIATCRDWLARSYYGRHREWAYKNIVPRILVQELIDDGTGPLPLDYRVYTFGGKTTFIIVDKIENGVTCSRFFDLDWRRLDISNGLPEFSGDLPRPKHLAEMMRAAEILAEDTDFVRVDFFDTAAQLYFVEMTWTPNAGFRRFHPPVYERHFGDLWAKPGLAAVKSLHPVP
- the ccmB gene encoding heme exporter protein CcmB; the encoded protein is MSQSPRTRPAPLRALLLRDLRIGRRIGGAISMGVVFFLCLVTITPFAVGPDQTLLARIGPAILWIAALLATLLGLDRLLQADAEDGSLDLFLTSETPLELIVLVKCLAHWLLTGLPLVAASPIFGLMLGLAPAELPRVVASLLVGTPALTLLGAIGAALTVSLRRGGLLLAVLILPLAVPVLIFGVAAAGDPIVGFKTPFLILCGLTLASVALTPFAAAAALRYGVE
- a CDS encoding stimulus-sensing domain-containing protein, giving the protein MSVEAHEQFEQVLEAPRKRNLRRSLAWRFWRRFRTLEQAVAIRFSSSLTRRIVVLNLGGLVALLLGFLYLNQFREGLIDARVQSLQVQGEIIAAAVAASASVATDAITVDPEKLLQLIPGKGGAPDESRPSLEFSINPERIGPVLRRLVSPTRTRARIYDRDGYLLLDSRALSARGDILRLDLPPQNEDTGNWLDRIWAAMKRSFTYNELPLYEDIGMANGNTYPEVARALSNEAKSVVRMNARGETIVSVAVPIELLHTVGGALLLSTQGGDIDAIIASERWAIIRVFLVSAAIMLLLSLLLAGTIAGPMHRLAEAAERVRRGIKSRQEIPDFTNRSDEIGHLSGALRDMTRALYHRMDAIESFAADVAHELKNPLTSLRSAVETLPIARTEDAHKRLLAIIQHDVRRLDRLISDISDASRLDAELARADMEPVNLARIVGTVVEIANHVEQESARVMLDIAAPGPGEDARKNGFLILGHDSRLGQVLNNLIDNAKSFSQPGGSVRVSLRPAKAALANGTLADGFEVIVDDDGPGIPADAFERIFERFYTDRPNQGFGQNSGLGLSISRQIIEAHGGRIRGMNRIAAGADGAPRILGARFVVWIRAAR
- a CDS encoding DsbE family thiol:disulfide interchange protein, with translation MSETLPPIDETSEVPPRQRRAPLAYVPLFIFVGVVALLLGRLFSGDPSRLPSALIDKSAPAFDLPALLAGQPGLSDKDLRQGHVTVLNIFASWCGPCHEENPQLVALSHDKRLAGEGIRLVGIDYKDLPEDARRYLGQEGNPYAAIGVDASGRTGIDFGVYGVPETYIIKGDGKIAFKFVGPIDDATLRNAIWPQIEAARK
- a CDS encoding heme ABC transporter permease, producing MERMPNFANPTQFLRLVRVLVPIMAVLTAILLAVGLTLALFVAPPDYQQGETVRIMYLHVPSAWMAMFVYLVMSSAAIGTLVFRHPLADVAQKAAAPLGAGFTFLCLTTGSLWGEPEWGTWWVWDARLTSVLVLFLIYLGIIAMWQVIEDPGKAARLVAIFTLVGAVNIPIIKFSVDWWHTLHQPASVFRMGGPTVAASMLWPLLIMALGFTTLFLTLHMLAIRNEILRRRLRRLSLLAAAGAAPLDIVLEPAE